The following are encoded together in the Streptomyces sp. NBC_00341 genome:
- a CDS encoding DUF4429 domain-containing protein, with translation MGDVLAGIQATWEFDTDSVLIRFERGIRTPRLFQSLRERRVPHAALSSVTLTPGKRGTVVLRAVPRPGADPLLEAAAGQLKDGCDPYRLVLPAERETLAEYYADELRARLGPDAGEPAERFLVAAPEAPMRFKAYDGRASFDGDRISFRWFWTGASSEKWKAGDQTFPVTELSGVEWRSPEAFEGYLRLVPRGLEGTGPATTEAGGGPGPALCTGTDRSAQSVAARPTRADEDPAAVIFGLGYGPVHESLPFAAAVLESVRRKQSAPAAATTALASAGRRDPADIAERIHHLGELHRAGLVTDDEFSAKKAQLLAEL, from the coding sequence CCGAGGCTCTTCCAGAGCCTCCGTGAGCGCCGCGTCCCGCACGCGGCGCTTTCGTCGGTGACGCTGACTCCGGGCAAGCGGGGCACGGTGGTGCTGCGTGCCGTCCCGAGACCCGGCGCCGACCCGCTGCTGGAGGCCGCGGCCGGGCAGCTCAAGGACGGCTGCGACCCGTACCGCCTGGTGCTTCCGGCCGAGCGCGAGACGCTCGCCGAGTACTACGCGGACGAGCTGCGGGCCCGGCTGGGCCCCGACGCGGGTGAACCCGCCGAGCGCTTCCTGGTCGCGGCGCCCGAGGCGCCGATGCGCTTCAAGGCGTACGACGGCCGGGCCAGCTTCGACGGGGACCGGATCTCCTTCCGCTGGTTCTGGACGGGCGCCTCCTCCGAGAAGTGGAAGGCGGGCGACCAGACGTTCCCGGTCACCGAGCTGAGCGGCGTCGAGTGGCGCTCCCCCGAGGCCTTCGAGGGCTATCTGCGGCTGGTGCCGAGAGGGCTCGAAGGCACGGGCCCGGCCACAACAGAGGCCGGCGGCGGTCCCGGCCCCGCGCTGTGCACGGGCACCGACCGGAGCGCGCAGTCCGTGGCCGCACGGCCCACCCGGGCCGACGAGGACCCCGCCGCGGTGATCTTCGGCCTCGGCTACGGCCCGGTGCACGAGTCGCTGCCGTTCGCCGCGGCCGTGCTGGAATCCGTCCGCAGGAAGCAGTCCGCGCCCGCCGCCGCGACAACGGCCCTGGCATCCGCCGGGCGGCGCGACCCTGCGGACATCGCGGAGCGGATCCACCACCTCGGCGAACTGCACCGGGCGGGACTGGTGACGGACGACGAGTTCAGCGCGAAGAAGGCCCAGCTGCTCGCCGAGCTGTAG
- a CDS encoding response regulator transcription factor — MTIRVIIVDDQAMVRAGFAALLAAQADIDVVGEAPDGRQGIDVSRRVHPDVVLMDVRMPEMDGLAAARELLDPPVGVAHVPRVLMLTTFDVDDYVYEALRAGASGFLLKDAPPADLISAVRVVAAGDALLAPSVTRRLIADFARQRPSGAGRGGAALRLNGLTPRETEVLELIARGLSNQEIAGQLVLAEQTVKTHIGRILAKLDLRDRAQAVIFAYEAGVVVPGESP; from the coding sequence TTGACCATCCGTGTGATCATCGTCGACGACCAGGCCATGGTGCGGGCGGGGTTCGCGGCGCTGCTCGCGGCACAGGCCGATATCGATGTGGTCGGTGAGGCGCCGGACGGGCGCCAGGGCATCGACGTCAGCCGCCGGGTCCATCCGGACGTGGTGCTGATGGATGTCCGGATGCCCGAGATGGACGGACTGGCGGCGGCACGCGAGCTGCTGGACCCGCCGGTGGGCGTGGCGCACGTGCCGAGGGTGCTGATGCTGACCACGTTCGACGTGGACGACTACGTGTACGAGGCGCTGCGCGCCGGTGCGTCCGGCTTCCTGCTGAAGGACGCGCCCCCGGCGGACCTGATCTCGGCGGTACGGGTGGTGGCGGCGGGTGACGCGCTGCTCGCCCCGTCCGTGACCCGGCGCCTGATCGCGGACTTCGCCCGCCAACGGCCGTCCGGGGCGGGGCGCGGCGGGGCGGCGCTGCGGCTGAACGGGCTGACTCCGCGCGAGACGGAGGTGCTGGAGCTGATAGCCCGGGGGCTGTCGAACCAGGAGATCGCGGGGCAGCTGGTGCTGGCGGAGCAGACGGTGAAGACGCACATCGGGCGGATACTCGCGAAGCTGGATCTGCGCGACCGGGCCCAGGCGGTGATCTTCGCGTACGAGGCGGGCGTGGTGGTACCGGGCGAGAGCCCCTGA
- a CDS encoding alpha/beta hydrolase, whose translation MRRYARTLVAVALATTVVAGTAGWASGNAQQALTGPPPGTAAWRADQVLGRELPDPERDTPSEVSAFFRGLSDRDRQTLVVRHPLVVGNLDGVPAELRYRANARALRSSHDPRYAHLAADPHRQILAFDPRGRGQVAEVFGDLRAARQVSVVVPGSDIDAGTFDRRTDVYGTPAGMARSLHAQTGRGSAVIAWAGYTTPVGLGVDAATGSLAEAGADRLTRFDDGLAADGVPTPAVFCHSYGSVVCGLAASRLRATDLVVLGSPGMRADNVRDLHTDARVWAAKDPSDWIDKVPHVEFAGLGHGADPASASFGARRVPAEDAQGHTGYFAPGTESLRAFAAIAEGAHAGLDKQPVLPAR comes from the coding sequence ATGCGCCGTTACGCGAGGACCTTGGTGGCGGTCGCCCTGGCGACCACGGTGGTGGCCGGGACGGCCGGCTGGGCTTCCGGCAACGCCCAGCAGGCGCTGACCGGGCCGCCGCCCGGCACCGCCGCCTGGCGGGCGGACCAGGTGCTGGGCCGGGAGCTGCCCGACCCGGAGCGGGACACGCCCTCCGAAGTGAGCGCGTTCTTCCGGGGGTTGAGCGACCGGGACCGGCAGACGCTGGTCGTGCGGCACCCGCTCGTCGTCGGGAACCTCGACGGCGTACCGGCCGAGCTGCGCTACCGCGCCAACGCCCGTGCGCTCAGGAGCAGTCACGATCCCCGGTACGCGCATCTCGCCGCGGACCCGCACCGGCAGATCCTCGCGTTCGACCCGCGCGGCCGGGGTCAGGTGGCCGAGGTCTTCGGTGACCTGAGGGCCGCGCGGCAGGTGTCCGTGGTGGTGCCGGGCTCCGACATCGACGCCGGGACCTTCGACCGCCGCACCGATGTCTACGGCACCCCGGCCGGCATGGCCAGGTCCCTCCACGCGCAGACCGGCCGGGGCAGCGCCGTGATCGCCTGGGCCGGGTACACCACCCCCGTCGGCCTCGGCGTGGACGCGGCGACCGGTTCGCTCGCGGAGGCCGGGGCCGACCGGCTGACCCGGTTCGACGACGGGCTGGCCGCCGACGGTGTGCCCACGCCCGCCGTGTTCTGCCACAGTTACGGCTCCGTCGTCTGCGGACTCGCGGCGTCCCGGCTGCGCGCCACGGATCTGGTCGTCCTCGGATCGCCGGGGATGCGCGCCGACAACGTCCGCGACCTGCACACCGATGCCCGGGTGTGGGCCGCCAAGGACCCCAGTGACTGGATCGACAAGGTGCCCCACGTCGAGTTCGCCGGGCTGGGCCACGGCGCCGACCCGGCCTCCGCCTCGTTCGGCGCCCGCCGGGTGCCCGCGGAGGACGCCCAGGGACACACCGGGTACTTCGCTCCCGGAACCGAATCGCTGCGCGCGTTCGCGGCGATCGCCGAAGGCGCACATGCCGGACTGGACAAGCAACCGGTGCTCCCCGCACGATGA
- a CDS encoding RDD family protein, with translation MSYGDPNNPYSQQPYDAPPQYGYQQQPPYGMQQPYGMYPPAGMYGMPGPGMPPLAHWGERVGAWMLDLMIIVAPMYALGFIDILRSDDPATADPGPFFAVGVAYFLVMGFYQLYREGRYGQTTGKKVLRISVRREADGTTLGFGMAFVRKLAHIVDSLACYLGWLWPLWDVRRQTFADKMCSTVVIKVAKG, from the coding sequence ATGAGCTACGGCGATCCGAACAACCCCTACAGTCAGCAGCCGTACGACGCTCCCCCGCAGTACGGCTACCAGCAGCAGCCGCCGTACGGGATGCAGCAGCCGTACGGGATGTACCCGCCGGCCGGGATGTACGGGATGCCGGGGCCGGGGATGCCGCCGCTGGCCCACTGGGGAGAGCGGGTGGGGGCGTGGATGCTCGACCTGATGATCATCGTGGCGCCGATGTACGCGCTGGGGTTCATCGACATCCTGCGGAGCGATGACCCGGCGACCGCCGACCCCGGGCCCTTCTTCGCCGTCGGCGTGGCCTACTTCCTCGTCATGGGCTTCTACCAGCTCTACCGGGAGGGCAGGTACGGCCAGACGACCGGCAAGAAGGTCCTCCGGATCAGCGTGCGCCGTGAGGCCGACGGCACGACACTCGGTTTCGGCATGGCGTTCGTGCGCAAGCTCGCGCACATAGTGGACAGCCTGGCCTGCTACCTCGGCTGGCTCTGGCCGTTGTGGGACGTCAGGAGGCAGACCTTCGCCGACAAGATGTGCTCCACCGTGGTCATCAAGGTGGCCAAGGGCTGA
- a CDS encoding aldo/keto reductase, with protein MTDNKIATVELGRGGPQVGVQGLGCMGMSEFYGDTDESSARETLETALAAGVTLFDTADIYGSGSNETFIAPFVGAHRDEITLATKFAIERRDDDPHYRGIRNDPAYIRQAVENSLRRLGTDVIDLYYMHRRDPAVPLAESVGAMAELVQQGKVKQLGLSEVTGAELREAHAVHPIAALQSEWSLFSRDSERSAVPAAVELGVTLVPYSPLGRGFLTGSFADAGKDLSKNDFRQFQPRFTGDNAKTNAALLEPVRKIAAAHGATAAQVALAWVQQRAQVHGLAVVPIPGTRRSSRLLENVGATRITLTPEELAQLEPIAGQVAGDRYPDMSSTATARE; from the coding sequence ATGACTGACAACAAGATCGCCACCGTGGAGCTCGGCAGGGGCGGCCCGCAGGTCGGCGTCCAGGGGCTCGGCTGCATGGGCATGAGCGAGTTCTACGGGGACACCGACGAGTCTTCCGCACGCGAGACGCTGGAGACCGCCCTGGCGGCCGGTGTCACGCTCTTCGACACCGCGGACATCTACGGGAGCGGTTCCAACGAGACGTTCATCGCGCCGTTCGTCGGGGCGCACCGCGACGAGATCACCCTCGCCACCAAGTTCGCCATCGAGCGCCGGGACGACGACCCGCACTACCGGGGCATCCGCAACGACCCCGCGTACATCCGGCAGGCCGTCGAGAACAGCCTGCGGCGGCTGGGCACCGACGTGATCGACCTCTACTACATGCACCGCCGCGACCCGGCCGTGCCGCTGGCCGAGTCCGTGGGCGCCATGGCCGAGCTGGTCCAGCAGGGCAAGGTCAAGCAGCTCGGGCTCAGCGAGGTGACGGGCGCGGAGCTGCGCGAGGCGCACGCCGTGCACCCGATCGCCGCCCTCCAGTCCGAGTGGTCGCTGTTCAGCCGGGACAGCGAGCGCAGCGCGGTGCCCGCCGCCGTGGAGCTCGGCGTGACCCTCGTGCCGTACTCGCCGCTCGGCCGGGGCTTTCTGACCGGGTCCTTCGCGGACGCGGGCAAGGACCTGTCGAAGAACGACTTCCGCCAGTTCCAGCCGCGTTTCACCGGCGACAACGCGAAGACGAACGCCGCGCTGCTGGAGCCGGTCCGCAAGATCGCCGCCGCCCACGGGGCGACCGCCGCCCAGGTGGCGCTGGCCTGGGTGCAGCAGCGTGCCCAGGTGCACGGGCTGGCCGTGGTGCCGATCCCGGGCACCCGCAGGAGCAGCCGCCTGCTGGAGAACGTCGGCGCCACCCGGATCACGCTGACGCCGGAGGAGCTGGCGCAGCTGGAGCCGATCGCCGGCCAGGTCGCGGGGGACCGCTACCCGGACATGAGCTCGACCGCCACCGCCCGCGAATAG
- a CDS encoding MerR family transcriptional regulator codes for MTVMETTTTSTRTDICVSAPKAHPRPEGQDQYTISEVVAFTGLTAHTLRWYERIGLMPHVDRSHTGQRRFTNRDLDWLTFVGKLRLTGMPVAHMVRYAELLREGDDTFEERQELLEATRRDVKTRIAELHDTLAVLDHKIDFYAGARRAPERSST; via the coding sequence ATGACGGTGATGGAGACCACGACGACTTCGACGAGGACCGATATCTGCGTATCGGCCCCCAAGGCGCACCCGCGCCCCGAGGGGCAGGACCAGTACACGATCAGCGAGGTGGTCGCCTTCACCGGGCTCACCGCACACACGCTGCGCTGGTACGAGCGGATCGGACTGATGCCGCACGTCGACCGGTCACACACCGGTCAGCGCCGTTTCACCAACCGTGACCTGGACTGGCTGACCTTCGTCGGCAAGCTGCGGCTGACCGGGATGCCGGTCGCCCACATGGTCCGTTACGCGGAGCTGCTGCGCGAGGGCGACGACACCTTCGAGGAACGGCAGGAACTGCTGGAGGCGACCCGCCGCGATGTGAAGACGCGGATCGCGGAGCTCCACGACACCCTCGCCGTACTCGACCACAAGATCGACTTTTACGCGGGCGCCCGACGGGCGCCGGAGAGGTCAAGTACCTGA
- a CDS encoding serine hydrolase → MQSLAMIENWPVPTAAAAVVRADGTVLGRHGPGGHRFPLASVTKPLAAYAALVAYEEGAVELDEPAGPEGSTVRHLLAHTSGLAFDEHRVTAPPGTRRLYSNAGFEVLGDHIAKATGIPFPEYARQAVLEPLHMTATTLDGSPARDGVSTVEDLVRFAAEVQAPRLLDPRTVLEAQSVVHPGLKGVLPGYGHQNPNDWGLGFEIRDSKSPHWTGAHSSPATFGHFGQSGTFLWIDPVAGAACVALTDRPFGPWAAEVWTPFTDAVLAELAA, encoded by the coding sequence ATGCAGAGCCTGGCGATGATCGAGAACTGGCCCGTGCCCACCGCGGCGGCGGCCGTCGTACGAGCGGACGGCACCGTCCTCGGCCGGCACGGTCCGGGCGGCCACCGCTTCCCGCTCGCCTCCGTCACCAAGCCGCTCGCCGCCTACGCGGCGCTGGTGGCGTACGAGGAGGGCGCGGTCGAGCTCGACGAGCCTGCGGGCCCCGAGGGGTCCACGGTCCGCCACCTGCTCGCCCACACCAGCGGCCTCGCCTTCGACGAGCACCGGGTGACGGCCCCGCCCGGCACCCGGCGGCTGTACTCCAACGCGGGCTTCGAGGTGCTCGGCGACCATATCGCCAAGGCCACCGGCATCCCGTTCCCGGAATACGCCCGCCAGGCGGTCCTGGAACCCCTGCACATGACCGCGACCACCCTGGACGGCTCCCCCGCCCGCGACGGCGTCTCCACCGTCGAGGACCTGGTCCGGTTCGCGGCCGAGGTGCAGGCCCCCCGCCTCCTCGACCCGCGCACGGTGCTGGAGGCGCAGAGCGTCGTGCACCCCGGACTGAAGGGCGTCCTGCCCGGCTACGGCCACCAGAACCCCAACGACTGGGGCCTCGGCTTCGAGATCCGGGACTCCAAGTCCCCGCACTGGACCGGCGCGCACTCCTCCCCCGCGACCTTCGGGCACTTCGGGCAGTCCGGCACGTTCCTGTGGATCGACCCCGTCGCGGGGGCGGCCTGCGTGGCGCTCACCGACCGGCCCTTCGGCCCGTGGGCGGCCGAGGTGTGGACGCCGTTCACGGACGCGGTGCTGGCCGAGCTGGCGGCGTAG
- a CDS encoding ATP-binding protein, whose amino-acid sequence MNHVIAPWTEAEEPVYRSDFAMGEHSARHLRRILRLYLKGWGLMAVADAAELAFTELIANVVRHVPDRRCQTFIFRLPGGVGVRVEVADGCPEVPRVVEGGVLDEGGRGLVLVDAVTDKWGVEVRRDGGGKTVWFECLAAASTIAPATPPARPAPRP is encoded by the coding sequence ATGAATCACGTAATTGCCCCCTGGACCGAGGCCGAAGAGCCGGTCTACCGATCCGACTTCGCCATGGGTGAGCACTCGGCCCGGCATCTGCGGCGCATCCTGCGGCTCTACCTCAAGGGGTGGGGGCTGATGGCCGTGGCCGACGCGGCGGAGCTCGCATTCACGGAACTCATCGCCAACGTGGTCCGGCACGTGCCGGACCGCCGCTGCCAGACGTTCATCTTCCGGCTCCCGGGCGGCGTGGGTGTCCGCGTCGAGGTGGCGGACGGCTGCCCGGAGGTGCCGCGCGTGGTCGAGGGCGGGGTGCTCGACGAGGGCGGGCGGGGGCTGGTCCTGGTGGATGCCGTCACGGACAAGTGGGGAGTGGAGGTGCGCCGGGACGGCGGCGGCAAGACGGTGTGGTTCGAGTGCCTGGCCGCCGCGTCGACGATCGCCCCGGCTACGCCGCCAGCTCGGCCAGCACCGCGTCCGTGA
- a CDS encoding helix-turn-helix domain-containing protein, translated as MANIQSLDPCASPLDYYGWELRRQREAAGLRQQQLGDIIFCTGSLIGQVETTKKIPTRDFSERVDAALGTDGVFSRLVGLVLRSQLPTWFQAYAEMEAKAAYISTYQAQLVYGLLQTEDYARAVLATGMPDDLEGLLAARMERQRILEQERPPLAWAVLDEAVLHRPIGGHEVMRAQLARLLDFANTRWMRIQVLPFAAGEHSSLAGSFTTMRFDDDPDVVYTEDLISGHMTASPDTVREGSLRYAHLQAAALSVEESAALIARVMKERYGDRPRPEERAVA; from the coding sequence GTGGCCAACATCCAGTCACTCGACCCCTGCGCGTCCCCCCTCGACTACTACGGCTGGGAATTACGCCGCCAGCGCGAGGCCGCCGGCCTCAGGCAGCAGCAGTTGGGCGACATCATCTTCTGCACGGGCTCGCTGATCGGCCAGGTCGAGACGACGAAGAAGATCCCCACCCGCGACTTCTCCGAGCGGGTGGACGCCGCCCTCGGCACGGACGGCGTGTTCTCCCGCCTGGTGGGCCTGGTCCTGCGCAGCCAGCTGCCGACGTGGTTCCAGGCGTACGCGGAGATGGAGGCGAAGGCCGCGTACATCTCCACGTACCAGGCGCAGTTGGTCTACGGGCTGTTGCAGACGGAGGACTACGCGCGGGCGGTGCTGGCCACCGGTATGCCGGACGATCTGGAGGGCCTGCTCGCCGCCCGGATGGAGCGCCAGCGCATCCTGGAGCAGGAACGGCCGCCGCTGGCCTGGGCCGTCCTGGACGAGGCCGTGCTGCACCGGCCGATCGGCGGCCACGAGGTCATGCGGGCCCAACTGGCACGGTTGTTGGACTTCGCGAACACCCGCTGGATGCGCATCCAAGTACTGCCCTTCGCGGCAGGTGAACACTCCAGTCTGGCTGGCTCGTTCACCACCATGCGCTTCGACGACGACCCAGACGTCGTCTACACCGAGGACCTCATCTCCGGCCATATGACCGCCAGCCCCGACACGGTCAGAGAGGGCTCGCTCCGATACGCTCATCTTCAGGCTGCCGCCCTCTCCGTAGAGGAGTCGGCGGCTCTGATCGCCCGCGTGATGAAGGAGCGTTATGGAGACCGGCCCCGACCTGAAGAGCGCGCAGTGGCGTAA
- a CDS encoding DUF397 domain-containing protein translates to METGPDLKSAQWRKSSYSGNTGGECVECTVTGGAAWRKSSYSGNTGGCCVEVATGCAASVPVRDSKVQDGPVIVVAADAWRGFVAGL, encoded by the coding sequence ATGGAGACCGGCCCCGACCTGAAGAGCGCGCAGTGGCGTAAGTCCAGCTACAGCGGAAACACCGGTGGCGAGTGCGTCGAGTGCACCGTGACAGGCGGCGCCGCCTGGCGGAAGTCGTCGTACAGCGGCAACACCGGGGGCTGCTGCGTCGAGGTGGCAACCGGCTGCGCCGCATCCGTCCCCGTCCGCGACAGCAAGGTCCAGGACGGGCCCGTCATCGTCGTCGCGGCCGACGCCTGGCGCGGCTTCGTCGCCGGACTCTGA
- a CDS encoding alkaline phosphatase family protein — MTLTTEDTVSPAQESRITRRRILQTAAVALGAVAAGPVAEAVAGKQASAAEYHLPKGFHGDISDLKHVVILMQENRSFDHYLGQLPGVRGHHDKQVLRFQDGTDVFQQRDATGTIVPPAPSTATWSDNHNFYGANEGRWNTWVKDKGDHCMWYYTPDYMPWMYSLASQYTVCDMNFCSLHGPTIPNRYYLMTGSGGGEVTNARQNGYSRSWTTVPEQLQRAGIDWRVYSDNSGNGVTGSLQSGFVGEYGCNVTNSFKSFDPRTADAADLEPGTGKIWKANSFVYEGATTPNDDSEANLDAVLRDLIAACEPGAEHPLPEVSWVVMPAAWSEHPGFDTVHGERYMNKVLKTLQSNEDIWNHTLVIITYDENDGKFDHVLPPRPEPGTAGEFSGTTPYGFGPRVPMVLVSPWTRGGYVASEVFDHTSTVKFLETWASHLGKPFTCPNITEWRRSVAGDLTSAIDFAHPRPGPVVIADPVTGTPPKPSRNRMKPRALSFHPHATLTEDRSTGTVTASMTLAGGPAGKAVSLQVFPDRYLAFDNTPYTVTGAAPRSYTWDATKTDGKYAFSVYGPDGFLRSFAGQLTPAGQKNTGIPRVEAELGGGRHAVVRLKLRNDGRRPVRYTLQANDYVGGTRKYTVPGGHSTVVHWPTEDGYYDVVLTADTGTGWTQRYAGRVSTV, encoded by the coding sequence ATGACTCTCACCACAGAAGACACCGTGAGCCCCGCCCAGGAGTCCCGCATCACCCGGCGCCGGATCCTCCAGACGGCCGCCGTCGCCCTCGGTGCGGTGGCGGCCGGTCCGGTCGCGGAAGCGGTCGCCGGGAAACAGGCCAGTGCCGCCGAATACCACCTGCCCAAGGGGTTCCACGGCGACATCTCCGACCTGAAGCACGTGGTGATCCTGATGCAGGAGAACCGGTCCTTCGACCACTACCTCGGCCAGCTGCCGGGCGTACGCGGGCACCACGACAAGCAGGTCCTGAGATTCCAGGACGGCACCGACGTCTTCCAGCAGCGCGACGCGACCGGCACCATCGTGCCGCCCGCCCCGTCGACCGCCACCTGGAGCGACAACCACAACTTCTACGGCGCCAACGAGGGGCGCTGGAACACCTGGGTGAAGGACAAGGGCGACCACTGCATGTGGTACTACACGCCCGACTACATGCCGTGGATGTACTCGCTCGCCTCCCAGTACACCGTCTGCGACATGAACTTCTGCTCGCTGCACGGCCCGACCATCCCGAACCGCTACTACCTGATGACCGGTTCGGGGGGCGGGGAGGTCACCAACGCCAGGCAGAACGGCTACAGCCGCAGCTGGACCACGGTCCCCGAGCAGCTCCAGCGGGCCGGAATCGACTGGCGGGTCTACTCCGACAACAGCGGCAACGGTGTCACCGGAAGCCTCCAGAGCGGCTTCGTCGGTGAGTACGGCTGCAACGTCACCAACAGCTTCAAGTCCTTCGACCCCCGCACGGCGGACGCGGCCGACCTCGAACCGGGCACCGGAAAGATCTGGAAGGCCAACTCCTTCGTCTACGAGGGCGCCACCACGCCCAACGACGACTCCGAGGCAAACCTCGACGCGGTGCTCCGCGATCTGATCGCCGCCTGCGAGCCGGGCGCCGAGCACCCGCTTCCCGAGGTCTCCTGGGTGGTGATGCCCGCCGCGTGGAGCGAGCACCCGGGCTTCGACACCGTGCACGGCGAGCGCTACATGAACAAGGTCCTCAAGACGCTCCAGAGCAACGAGGACATCTGGAACCACACCCTGGTGATCATCACCTACGACGAGAACGACGGGAAGTTCGACCACGTGCTGCCCCCGCGCCCGGAGCCGGGCACGGCAGGGGAGTTCTCCGGCACCACCCCGTACGGGTTCGGCCCCCGGGTGCCGATGGTGCTGGTCTCGCCGTGGACCCGGGGCGGCTACGTCGCCTCCGAGGTGTTCGACCACACCTCCACCGTGAAGTTCCTGGAGACCTGGGCCTCCCACCTGGGCAAGCCGTTCACCTGCCCGAACATCACCGAATGGCGCCGCTCCGTCGCGGGCGACCTCACCAGCGCGATCGACTTCGCGCACCCGCGCCCCGGGCCGGTCGTCATCGCGGACCCGGTCACCGGAACCCCGCCGAAGCCGTCGCGGAACAGGATGAAGCCGAGGGCCCTCTCCTTCCACCCGCACGCCACCCTCACCGAGGACCGCTCCACGGGCACGGTGACCGCGTCCATGACACTGGCCGGGGGCCCGGCGGGCAAGGCGGTGAGCCTCCAGGTCTTCCCCGACCGGTACCTCGCCTTCGACAACACCCCGTACACGGTGACCGGGGCGGCCCCCCGTTCGTACACCTGGGACGCGACGAAGACCGACGGCAAGTACGCCTTCTCCGTCTACGGACCCGACGGCTTCCTGCGCTCCTTCGCCGGACAGCTGACCCCCGCGGGCCAGAAGAACACCGGCATTCCGCGCGTCGAGGCGGAGTTGGGCGGAGGCAGGCACGCCGTCGTCAGACTGAAGCTGCGCAACGACGGCAGACGTCCCGTCCGTTACACCCTCCAGGCCAACGACTACGTCGGCGGCACCCGGAAGTACACCGTCCCCGGCGGCCACTCGACGGTCGTCCACTGGCCCACGGAGGACGGCTACTACGACGTGGTGCTCACCGCCGACACCGGGACCGGCTGGACCCAGCGGTACGCCGGGCGTGTGTCGACGGTCTGA
- a CDS encoding GNAT family N-acetyltransferase, producing the protein MTDIVRAAASDVPALAAVLASAYAEDPVWSWLMPHDRDRRLRLLFTAHLAQQVPAGRVWTDRNRTVAAVWAEPGRWKLPASYLLRNAGTLLRAGRAQLPRTGLRLLALEHRHPADPAHWYVEYIGTHADARGTGRGSGVLGGLLERADADGRPVFLESSNRRNLTFYERHGFTVHEEMTFRAGPPMWSMWRRETTGTGPGALPGTGR; encoded by the coding sequence ATGACCGACATAGTGCGCGCCGCCGCCTCCGACGTCCCGGCGCTAGCCGCCGTACTCGCCAGCGCCTATGCGGAGGACCCCGTCTGGTCCTGGCTGATGCCGCACGACCGGGACCGGCGGCTGCGGCTGCTGTTCACCGCGCACCTCGCCCAGCAGGTCCCGGCGGGCCGGGTGTGGACCGACCGGAACCGCACGGTGGCGGCGGTGTGGGCGGAGCCCGGCCGGTGGAAACTCCCGGCGAGCTATCTGCTGCGCAACGCGGGCACGCTGCTGCGCGCCGGACGGGCCCAACTGCCCAGAACAGGGCTGCGGTTGCTGGCACTGGAGCACCGTCATCCGGCAGACCCCGCGCACTGGTACGTCGAGTACATCGGCACCCACGCCGACGCCCGCGGCACCGGGCGCGGATCAGGGGTGCTGGGCGGGCTGCTGGAACGGGCGGACGCGGACGGACGTCCGGTGTTCCTGGAGTCGAGCAACCGGCGCAACCTGACATTCTACGAACGGCACGGATTCACCGTGCACGAGGAGATGACGTTCCGGGCCGGGCCGCCGATGTGGTCGATGTGGCGCCGGGAGACCACCGGGACAGGACCTGGTGCCCTTCCCGGCACCGGCCGGTGA
- a CDS encoding pirin family protein, which produces MISVRRSGDRFRGGDEAAGIESRHSFSFGTFYDPDNLRFGPVLACNEERLAPGAGFDEHPHSHTEIVTWVVEGELTHRDSAGHATVVRAGDVQHLSAAGGVRHVERNDGDTPLTFLQMWLAPLEPGGEPSYTTVAGIADSTPYALPEAGAMLHVRRLGADERTALPDSPRVYVHVVAGEVRIGDEALSPGDSARITSEEGLELVAGGPAEVLVWELPD; this is translated from the coding sequence GTGATTTCCGTACGTCGCTCGGGCGACCGCTTCAGGGGCGGGGACGAGGCGGCCGGCATCGAGTCCCGGCACTCCTTCTCCTTCGGCACCTTCTACGACCCGGACAACCTCCGCTTCGGCCCGGTCCTCGCCTGCAACGAGGAACGCCTCGCCCCCGGCGCGGGCTTCGACGAGCACCCGCACAGCCACACGGAGATCGTGACCTGGGTGGTGGAGGGGGAGCTGACCCACCGCGACTCCGCAGGGCACGCCACGGTCGTACGGGCCGGGGACGTCCAGCACCTCAGCGCGGCGGGCGGGGTCCGGCACGTCGAACGCAACGACGGGGACACCCCGCTGACCTTCCTCCAGATGTGGCTCGCACCGCTGGAGCCCGGCGGTGAACCCTCGTACACGACCGTCGCCGGAATTGCCGACTCCACCCCGTACGCGCTCCCGGAGGCGGGCGCGATGCTCCATGTCCGGCGGCTGGGGGCGGACGAGCGGACGGCGCTGCCGGACTCGCCGCGGGTGTACGTCCATGTGGTCGCCGGAGAGGTGCGGATCGGCGACGAGGCGCTGTCGCCGGGCGATTCGGCGCGGATCACCTCGGAGGAGGGGCTTGAGCTGGTCGCGGGCGGGCCGGCGGAGGTGCTGGTCTGGGAGCTGCCGGACTGA